CTCAACCTTATCAAGAGGCTTATGCAGCTGGATGAGGCTCAATTCGCTCGGCGTGCAAGTACGATGTCGGAGCTTGTACTCTCGTTTCGGAATGATCCGGTTGTCCAGCGACTCCTCAAGGCGTGCCTCCGCCTCCGCCGAAGGTGGCGATCAGGACGGATCGGGCGGAATACACCGCCGGCGATGAGATGCAGGTTTTCATGTCTTATGAGAACCGAGGCGTGAAGGTCGAGGGGGCGATCTACTTCGCTTTCGGACCGGAGAGCCTCGACTGGCTCATCTATTGGCCGTGGATGACTTTCGTCCCGACGCCGTTTGTCGAGGGGACACTTTGGTCCGGCGTCTCGTATCCTAACTTGCCCTCGACGACACACACGATCCCCGACAGCCTCGCCCCCGGGGGCTACCTCTGGCTCGGCGCAGTCCTGAATGCCGACGGCTCATTCGCGTCCGACATCGCCCTCTGCCCCGTCACCATACAGGTGGTTGGCCGTTAGCCGTAAAGACTTACCACAGAGACGCAGAGACACAGAGAGAAGAGGGGAGTCGGAGGCGAGCTCCGTTCGGGTGCGAGCCGACCAGTTGTATCTCCCAGCAAAAGAAGCTACGGGAGCCGAGGCTCTCGGCTTGAGGTGAGCTCGGCACGTGCGAGCCGACCGAGGAGACTCGCTGGTAAAAGCACTTAGGGGAGCGGAGACACTCCGCCCCTGACGTTGCACTTGACTTGATAGCCCCCCGCCAATATCGTAAAGCTACTCTGATATTTTGAACGGTTGAGAGTATATCATAATTGCGATTTGACGAGGGAGATGTGTTATGGATAAGGCTGCCGGCGTGAACGTCTATTATGCAGTTACTAAGAGGCTATTTGGGAAGCTCACCCACGAGGCGATTTGGGGACCGGAGGGCATCTCGCCGCTCAAGCGTTTCAAGGAGGGGGAGACGGCGTACAATGCTACGTGCCCCAATCCTAAGCATCAGGGAGCAAGACAGAGTTTTATCATGCCAAAGGCTTGGTCTGGTGGCTCCTGCAGAATGTGCGGGTATCGCGGCAACTGGCTGACAACTGCCGCAAAGAAAGCGGGTTCATTCCAGGATGGCGTGGCGCTTCTGGCTCAGAACGCGGGCATTGATCTGTCAGACCTTGAGCTTTCGCAGAGCGACTGGCAGGAGATGGAGGCCACATGGAAGAAGTTGACGGTTTTCGGCGTGCTGGGTCATTATTTCTCGAAGTCGTTTCAGCACAGCAGTTCACCGGCGGCGACTGCTGCGAAAGAGTATTTCAGAAAGATGGGGATGACCGAGCGGGCGCTGATGCCGTTCCCCATTGGGATATACACGAAAGCGAGCGATATCCGAGGGCATCTTGAGAAGATGGGTATTCGCAAGGACTTTGTCGAGGCGGCTGGGGTATTTTCGGATGAGATCGAGTCCCAATACCCGTTTCTTTATGGCTTTGGTGACGCCTTGGGCAATATCACAGGGTTCATCGGTACAGAACCGGCGAATCCGGGAAACAGGATGCCGATACCAGGTTTCACTGAGGACCTCCAGAAGGTCTCACTGTTTGGGTTTGAGCAGGCGACTCCGATGATAGCTAGCGAGCGAAGCGCCTGGCTTACGGCCTCAGAGGTGGGTACGATCGCGATACAACACGAGACCAACAGGACATTCAAGATATTCAAGCAGATGCTCTCGTTAGGGATTGGGCTTCAGCCTACGAGAGAGAAGCTCGAGTCTTTACGCGAGCTCGGCGCGGAGCACTTTATTTTCGCAACCCCGACTACCCCTGAGGGTCGGAAGTTGACGGCTGATTTCGCATCGATCATTTGCGAGCTTGGCGTTAAGGCGGACGTGATGCCGTTGCCCGATGGTGTGGAGGACTTGAGGGACCTGGTCAAGAGTCGTGGGTACGACTATTTTGACAAGTGCATGGTGAGCCGTTCGGGGCTCTATTCGATCGGCCGCTGGCTTGGTAATGAGCTGAGCTCGAAGTTCGACCTTACCAAGGAGGGCAGCCTCGCCGAGGCAAGACGTGCTGCGGCCAAAGCGAGCCTCGAGCTGGCTGCGGCTGACGCCAAGGAGTTCGTTTATGAGGTTGGCGACAAGATCAAGTGGGACCCGCATTTCTGGTGCATAGTGCTGGAGCAGCTGGAGAAGACAGCATCAGGAGAGAGCGCGGAGAATCTGATGCACAACGTTATCGACCAGCTAGAGACGAAGCGCAAGGACGATCTGGATATGGGGTTCTCTTGGTCGCTTAGTACTGAGGACCTTGAAGAGGTCTCGGTTATGACGGTGTCCGAGGACGAGCTGATGCGGTCCTTCTACAACCCGAGGGATGTCGTGGACGCATACGAGGCGTCAAAGGCAGGGCTAAAGACGGGATTGACGAAGCTTGACGAGTGCATGTCGTTGCGTCCTGGCGAGATGACGCTTGTGTCCGGATT
This portion of the bacterium genome encodes:
- a CDS encoding DnaB-like helicase C-terminal domain-containing protein gives rise to the protein MDKAAGVNVYYAVTKRLFGKLTHEAIWGPEGISPLKRFKEGETAYNATCPNPKHQGARQSFIMPKAWSGGSCRMCGYRGNWLTTAAKKAGSFQDGVALLAQNAGIDLSDLELSQSDWQEMEATWKKLTVFGVLGHYFSKSFQHSSSPAATAAKEYFRKMGMTERALMPFPIGIYTKASDIRGHLEKMGIRKDFVEAAGVFSDEIESQYPFLYGFGDALGNITGFIGTEPANPGNRMPIPGFTEDLQKVSLFGFEQATPMIASERSAWLTASEVGTIAIQHETNRTFKIFKQMLSLGIGLQPTREKLESLRELGAEHFIFATPTTPEGRKLTADFASIICELGVKADVMPLPDGVEDLRDLVKSRGYDYFDKCMVSRSGLYSIGRWLGNELSSKFDLTKEGSLAEARRAAAKASLELAAADAKEFVYEVGDKIKWDPHFWCIVLEQLEKTASGESAENLMHNVIDQLETKRKDDLDMGFSWSLSTEDLEEVSVMTVSEDELMRSFYNPRDVVDAYEASKAGLKTGLTKLDECMSLRPGEMTLVSGLPGAGKTTFCIHLISHLLKSSDQSILFFSFENSRMAVFNMLISSEFKIPHEQIVEKQLEAGGSNYQKYLNAVEEFTKYRDKLVVIEEPFHTRYTASDIQEICHMMSENVPIGLIVVDSLGMLAWDKTSPMETETQLGSAARDLLDAAKRVKAPLLVTNTPWVERVRSENGDLAEVSLSVSLRVEPYATTILSLHHVPYSPTGEISASKFPIDRLMVMFQKNSMGKRPSSSVAVGFDPKYRRLVDITD